The Treponema sp. OMZ 790 genome includes the window TCCTAGTGGTAATCCACAATTTCTACATCATAATAATGCCCGTCTTTTTCGGTAAAACAGACACGCCACTGATTATTTATACGGATTGAATGCTGACCTTTTCTGTTTCCAACAAGAAGTTCCAGATGATTGCTAGGCGGCACTCGTAAATCTTCCAGACATTTTGCGTTATCCAGCATCATCAGTTTACGCAAGGCAACTTTCTGTATTGTAGTAGGAAGCCGTCTAGAAAACTTTTGATTGTAGATAAGTTCCG containing:
- a CDS encoding type II toxin-antitoxin system RelE/ParE family toxin, whose product is MIKSFADKDTELIYNQKFSRRLPTTIQKVALRKLMMLDNAKCLEDLRVPPSNHLELLVGNRKGQHSIRINNQWRVCFTEKDGHYYDVEIVDYH